A region from the Acomys russatus chromosome 22, mAcoRus1.1, whole genome shotgun sequence genome encodes:
- the LOC127205975 gene encoding DET1- and DDB1-associated protein 1-like, whose product MADLLKGLPIYKSNFSRFHADSCKASNRCPSVYLQIIVTEKANILLGYLHQQWNKKNEAKKRDQEQVEAEGESSEQGGLNRQPGHA is encoded by the coding sequence ATGGCAGACTTACTGAAAGGCTTGCCCATCTACAAGAGCAACTTCAGCAGGTTCCATGCAGACTCGTGCAAGGCCTCCAACCGCTGTCCCTCCGTGTACCTGCAGATCATTGTGACAGAAAAGGCAAACATCCTCTTGGGGTACCTGCACCAGCAATGGAACAAAAAGAATGAAGCCAAGAAGAGAGACCAAGaacaggtggaggcagagggtgaGAGCTCAGAGCAAGGTGGCCTGAACCGACAGCCGGGACATGCCTGA